The following proteins are encoded in a genomic region of Desulfomicrobium escambiense DSM 10707:
- a CDS encoding PAS domain-containing sensor histidine kinase, which yields MSIPAAAVSNAARRGRLDAETASLRSSLRDARDREKKFRVLVEHQTDLVVKVDAQGRFLYVSPSYCRTFGKAESELLGTAFMPLVHEEDLPATREAMKNLLIPPHLAYMEQRAMTAAGWRWFAWNDSAILGPAGNIVEIIGVGRDITERKASEELLRQSEERFAKSFNANPAPLILSDIATGTFLDVNERWVEMLGYPREEQLGRTSREVGIWADPGERDRAIAVLREKGFFKDFPIEFLTRSGETRFALWSAETVSLQGRDVMLSLIVDITERKQTEEALRRSEKLYRSVVDNIQDVFYRTDAAGRLCMVSPSGARLLGYGSVEDMLGRPNEEFWFESHRREQFLELMRSRGRVTDFEVHLKRGDGTPVLVATSSNFYHDEAGNVLGVEGIFRDITDRKRTEEMLRQSEEKFSRLFKLSPDAISLSEPESGALVDVNEAFVSLSGYSREELLGRTTLELGLFADPESRSAMLERLLRTGHASNVEMGCRRKDGTLLRCNISCQFIPIGPKRFLLSVVRDMTEFSRMQEMMIQTEKMVSVGGIAAGVAHEINNPLAIIVQAAQNMALRVRPDFARNIEKAGELGVDMQAVWAYLEARGLPNMVRDIQAAAMRAANIIRHMLDFSRLSESRREPCDMALIVDKALDLAANDYDLKKTFDFRKIRVIRSFPENLPQVECSEIEIEQVLLNLLRNAAQAMADPPAEDPCIEIRLACGDGDVRVEVEDNGPGVPYEVQRRVFEPFFTTKPPGIGTGLGLSVSYFIVTRGHGGRMWLDSEPGRGAVFGIGLPVTGAGKAKTSAA from the coding sequence TTGTCGATCCCGGCCGCAGCAGTCTCGAATGCGGCCCGGCGTGGGCGCCTGGACGCCGAGACGGCTTCCCTGCGGAGCTCCCTGCGCGACGCGCGGGACCGTGAGAAGAAATTCCGCGTTCTCGTGGAGCATCAGACCGATCTCGTGGTGAAGGTCGATGCGCAGGGGCGCTTTCTGTACGTGAGTCCGTCCTATTGCCGCACCTTCGGCAAAGCCGAGTCCGAACTCCTCGGCACGGCCTTCATGCCCCTGGTCCACGAGGAAGACCTTCCCGCGACCCGGGAAGCCATGAAAAACCTCCTCATCCCTCCGCACCTGGCCTACATGGAGCAGCGGGCCATGACCGCCGCAGGCTGGCGGTGGTTCGCCTGGAACGATTCCGCGATCCTTGGCCCCGCCGGAAACATCGTCGAGATCATCGGCGTGGGCCGGGACATCACGGAACGCAAGGCTTCGGAAGAGCTGCTGCGTCAGAGCGAGGAGCGCTTCGCCAAGTCCTTCAACGCCAACCCCGCGCCTCTGATCCTCTCGGACATCGCCACCGGAACGTTTCTCGACGTCAACGAACGCTGGGTGGAGATGCTCGGCTACCCGCGCGAGGAGCAGCTCGGCCGCACGTCCCGTGAGGTCGGTATCTGGGCCGACCCCGGTGAGCGGGACCGGGCCATAGCCGTACTGCGCGAAAAAGGGTTTTTCAAGGACTTCCCCATCGAATTTCTGACCCGCTCGGGCGAGACGCGCTTCGCGCTGTGGTCGGCCGAAACCGTCAGCCTGCAGGGCCGGGACGTCATGCTCTCGCTGATCGTCGACATCACTGAACGCAAGCAGACCGAGGAGGCACTCCGCCGCAGCGAGAAGCTCTACCGTTCGGTCGTCGACAACATCCAGGACGTTTTCTACCGCACCGACGCGGCCGGGCGCCTGTGCATGGTCAGCCCTTCGGGCGCGCGTCTGCTGGGGTACGGCAGCGTCGAAGATATGCTCGGCAGGCCCAACGAGGAGTTCTGGTTCGAGTCCCATCGTCGCGAGCAGTTTCTGGAGCTGATGCGGTCGCGCGGCCGGGTGACGGATTTCGAGGTGCACCTGAAGAGGGGGGACGGCACCCCCGTGCTGGTCGCCACCTCAAGCAATTTCTACCACGACGAGGCCGGGAACGTGCTCGGGGTCGAAGGCATCTTCCGCGACATCACCGACCGCAAACGCACCGAGGAGATGCTCCGCCAGTCCGAAGAGAAGTTTTCCCGCCTGTTCAAGCTCTCGCCCGACGCCATATCCCTGTCGGAGCCGGAAAGCGGGGCTCTCGTGGATGTCAACGAGGCCTTCGTCTCCCTCTCGGGCTACTCCCGCGAGGAGCTTCTGGGCCGCACGACCCTGGAGCTCGGCCTGTTCGCGGACCCCGAAAGCCGGTCGGCGATGCTCGAGCGGCTGCTGCGGACCGGGCACGCGAGCAACGTCGAGATGGGTTGCCGCCGCAAGGACGGCACGTTGTTGCGCTGCAACATCTCCTGCCAGTTCATTCCCATCGGGCCCAAACGCTTCCTGCTGTCCGTGGTCCGAGACATGACCGAATTCAGCCGCATGCAGGAGATGATGATCCAGACAGAGAAGATGGTCTCCGTGGGCGGCATCGCCGCCGGCGTGGCCCACGAGATCAACAACCCTCTGGCCATCATCGTGCAGGCGGCTCAGAACATGGCCCTGCGGGTCAGGCCGGATTTCGCGAGGAACATCGAGAAGGCGGGCGAGCTGGGCGTCGACATGCAGGCCGTGTGGGCCTACCTGGAGGCCCGCGGCCTGCCGAACATGGTCCGGGACATCCAGGCGGCAGCCATGCGCGCGGCCAACATCATCCGCCACATGCTCGATTTCAGCCGTCTGAGCGAGTCCCGGCGGGAGCCCTGCGACATGGCGCTCATCGTGGACAAGGCCCTGGACCTGGCCGCAAACGATTACGATCTGAAGAAGACCTTCGATTTCCGGAAAATCCGGGTGATCAGGAGCTTCCCGGAAAATCTCCCCCAGGTCGAGTGCTCCGAGATCGAGATCGAACAGGTCCTGCTGAACCTCCTGCGCAACGCTGCCCAGGCCATGGCCGATCCGCCGGCAGAGGACCCCTGCATCGAGATCCGCCTTGCCTGCGGCGACGGGGATGTCCGCGTGGAGGTCGAGGACAACGGCCCGGGGGTGCCCTATGAGGTGCAGCGCCGCGTCTTCGAGCCCTTCTTCACCACCAAGCCGCCGGGCATCGGCACGGGGCTCGGACTTTCGGTGTCCTACTTCATCGTCACGCGCGGGCACGGCGGCAGGATGTGGCTTGATTCCGAGCCCGGCCGCGGTGCTGTTTTCGGCATCGGGCTGCCGGTTACCGGCGCCGGAAAGGCCAAGACCTCTGCGGCCTGA
- the amrS gene encoding AmmeMemoRadiSam system radical SAM enzyme, whose product MTTPALLWRPLKDDTVQCRLCSHFCRIEAGETGKCGVRRNDDGQLVSLSYDKIAALNLDPVEKKPLFHFLPGSTTLSLGTPGCNLDCAFCQNWTLSQPPRQGIPIEGRAVSPREIVRMAHSSGAASIAYTYSEPTIFFELMLETATLARREGLANIMVSNGFQSPECIDALDGFIQAANIDLKSFRDEFYRDVCGARLKPVLENLAHIRRLGWHLEVTTLVIPDENDSDGELRDIARFLRTELGADVPWHVSRFHPCHRMMNHRPTPLDTLKRAWDIGRAEGLHHIFVGNVPGSGLENTVCPGCGKTVVERSGFTVLRNRLRLGACPDCGQEVIRKEWAGIREQGR is encoded by the coding sequence ATGACAACACCTGCGCTGCTTTGGCGGCCGCTCAAGGACGACACGGTGCAATGCCGGCTGTGCTCCCACTTCTGCCGCATCGAGGCGGGAGAAACCGGAAAGTGCGGAGTGCGCAGGAACGACGACGGACAACTCGTCTCCCTGTCCTACGACAAAATCGCGGCCCTGAACCTGGACCCGGTGGAGAAAAAGCCGCTCTTCCACTTCCTGCCGGGCAGCACGACCCTGTCCCTGGGCACGCCGGGCTGCAATCTGGACTGCGCCTTCTGCCAGAACTGGACCCTTTCCCAGCCGCCCCGCCAGGGTATTCCCATCGAGGGCCGGGCCGTCTCGCCCCGGGAAATCGTGCGCATGGCGCACTCGTCCGGAGCGGCGTCCATCGCCTACACCTACTCCGAACCGACCATCTTCTTCGAGCTCATGCTCGAAACCGCGACCCTGGCCCGCCGTGAAGGCCTGGCCAACATCATGGTCAGCAACGGCTTCCAGAGCCCCGAGTGCATCGACGCCCTGGACGGGTTCATCCAGGCCGCCAACATCGACCTCAAGTCCTTCCGCGACGAGTTCTACCGCGACGTCTGCGGCGCCCGCCTGAAGCCTGTGCTCGAAAATCTCGCGCACATACGTCGGCTGGGCTGGCACCTGGAGGTCACGACCCTGGTCATCCCCGATGAAAACGACTCCGATGGGGAGCTGAGGGACATCGCCCGCTTCCTGCGCACGGAGCTGGGCGCGGACGTTCCCTGGCACGTCTCGCGCTTCCACCCCTGCCACCGCATGATGAACCACCGGCCCACGCCCCTGGACACCCTGAAGCGGGCCTGGGACATCGGCCGGGCCGAAGGGCTGCACCACATTTTCGTCGGGAACGTCCCTGGGTCGGGACTGGAGAACACGGTCTGCCCGGGCTGCGGCAAGACCGTGGTCGAGCGGTCCGGGTTCACCGTGTTGCGCAACAGGCTGCGCCTGGGAGCCTGCCCGGACTGCGGGCAGGAGGTCATCAGGAAGGAGTGGGCCGGGATACGGGAGCAGGGGCGCTAG
- a CDS encoding cob(I)yrinic acid a,c-diamide adenosyltransferase yields MLIVYTGNGKGKTTACVGQAVRALGQGLRVAFGQFMKKDGQAGEQKMLADLLGERFLASGAGFFRDAEFPTHRQKAEALLAWAGEMLDRGVDMLILDETLYALNHGLLLEGEVRGLIERCRELDCHLVLSGRGAPDWVAELADIVSSVTEVKHIYAQGGKARRGIEF; encoded by the coding sequence GTGCTGATCGTCTACACGGGCAACGGCAAGGGCAAGACCACGGCCTGCGTGGGGCAGGCCGTGCGGGCTCTGGGGCAGGGGTTGAGGGTGGCCTTTGGACAGTTCATGAAGAAGGACGGCCAGGCCGGGGAGCAGAAGATGCTCGCGGACCTGCTGGGTGAGCGCTTCCTGGCCTCTGGCGCCGGGTTTTTCCGCGACGCGGAGTTTCCCACGCACCGCCAAAAGGCCGAGGCCCTGCTGGCCTGGGCCGGGGAAATGCTCGACCGGGGCGTGGACATGCTCATCCTGGACGAGACCCTCTACGCCCTGAACCACGGGCTGCTGCTCGAAGGCGAGGTGCGCGGCCTCATCGAACGCTGCCGCGAGCTGGACTGCCACCTGGTTCTCTCCGGCCGGGGCGCGCCCGACTGGGTCGCGGAGCTGGCCGACATCGTCTCCAGCGTGACCGAGGTCAAGCACATCTACGCCCAGGGCGGCAAGGCGCGGCGGGGAATCGAGTTCTAG
- a CDS encoding CBS domain-containing protein, translating to MLVRKRVWDIMRSDFAVVREDASLSEAIGALRDIRGRQPDGSFVLVFSKSEKFLGILSMWNLIQGIGPCLLKGSVLDGNEVDWDRAFSIACRSCAQVRITDCLQHDIPMLKPNDPLARVLEVFLDYRRGRAVVEEGGRIIGVVCLADLFKEISDSLIP from the coding sequence ATGCTGGTTCGCAAAAGGGTCTGGGACATCATGCGGTCGGATTTCGCCGTCGTGCGCGAGGACGCGAGTCTGTCCGAAGCCATCGGCGCCTTGCGGGACATCCGCGGCAGGCAGCCCGACGGCAGTTTCGTGCTGGTTTTTTCCAAGAGCGAGAAATTTCTGGGCATCCTGTCCATGTGGAATCTGATCCAGGGCATCGGGCCGTGCCTGCTCAAGGGCTCGGTCCTGGACGGCAACGAGGTGGACTGGGACCGGGCCTTCTCCATCGCCTGCCGCAGCTGCGCCCAGGTTCGCATCACCGACTGCCTGCAGCACGATATCCCCATGCTCAAGCCCAACGATCCCCTGGCCAGGGTGCTCGAGGTCTTCCTCGACTACCGCCGCGGCCGGGCCGTGGTGGAGGAGGGCGGGCGCATCATCGGCGTGGTCTGTTTGGCCGACCTCTTCAAGGAGATCAGCGATTCGCTGATACCCTAG
- a CDS encoding DMT family transporter, translated as MNDRTLGFLSMLASTLFFSATSTLIRLAPGIDPFKTSLFRFAIGLTLLGTAAMGRRIRLDFHNPALLFARGLTGGVSVFLFFWSINAIGLGKGTLLSYTYPVFAAIWGVLLLGERVSPRTWGLILLSFFGVALTSAGRGEDLLTAIGLNELLALAGGMLSGLAIVIVRKLRATESSYAIFFSQCVVGFWLMLIPANVLPSKIGIGGGFILLGIGVTAAIGQLLMTYSFKALSASQGSIIALVTPVANIAIGLAVFGETVTPVSAAGMALVLVASLLIGLEKEEKKRPQGSAALASA; from the coding sequence ATGAACGACCGGACCCTGGGCTTTCTCAGCATGCTGGCCTCGACCCTGTTCTTCTCGGCCACCTCGACGCTCATCCGCCTGGCACCGGGCATCGACCCATTCAAGACGTCGCTCTTCCGCTTCGCCATCGGCCTGACACTGCTCGGCACGGCGGCCATGGGCCGGCGCATCCGCCTCGACTTCCACAACCCGGCCCTGCTTTTCGCCCGCGGTCTGACCGGCGGGGTCTCCGTGTTTCTCTTTTTCTGGTCCATCAACGCCATCGGCCTGGGCAAGGGAACGCTCCTGAGCTACACCTACCCGGTCTTCGCGGCCATCTGGGGCGTCCTGCTGCTCGGCGAGCGGGTTTCGCCGCGCACCTGGGGGCTGATCCTGCTGTCCTTTTTCGGCGTCGCGCTGACCTCCGCGGGTCGCGGGGAAGACCTGCTGACCGCCATCGGCCTGAACGAACTCCTGGCCCTGGCCGGAGGCATGCTCTCGGGCCTGGCCATCGTCATCGTGCGCAAGCTGCGGGCCACGGAATCGTCCTACGCCATCTTCTTCTCACAGTGCGTGGTCGGTTTCTGGCTCATGCTCATCCCGGCCAATGTCCTCCCGTCGAAAATTGGCATCGGGGGCGGCTTCATCCTGCTGGGCATCGGCGTCACCGCGGCCATCGGGCAGCTGCTCATGACCTATTCCTTCAAGGCCCTCTCGGCGTCCCAAGGATCCATCATCGCCCTGGTCACCCCGGTGGCGAACATCGCCATCGGCTTGGCCGTGTTCGGGGAGACCGTCACGCCCGTCAGCGCCGCGGGCATGGCGCTCGTCCTGGTGGCCAGCCTGCTGATTGGCCTGGAAAAAGAGGAAAAAAAGAGGCCGCAGGGTTCTGCGGCCTTGGCAAGCGCTTGA
- a CDS encoding radical SAM protein: MSSKKIQPVLVFADADGSVYDHPELLMLVRRGRELALPRPDELIPLPEGSDLYLLPGRSALGLDPATGKAEALEERAVAAFVCPSYTLSATAAYLKSEGAPNLPLFAYGAVGFARDRFWVAATQVDKDRRQVFTGVAPERISKGAEDLLRRYPKNRLIQHLARCALTFCCPAAKNLALGRYEGPLPTARACNARCYGCISHQPAGSDFPSPQNRIDFTPTPEEIAEVMLLHARRAKNPVLSFGQGCEGEPLTEAALIAEAIGRFRAQNGQGTVNVNTNASLPEAIPGLAKAGLDSIRVSLNSAREAVYNSYYRPHGYAFGDVKRTITTAKEHGLFVSLNYLFFPGVNDTESELEALTGLVSSTRPDYVQMRNLSLDPDLYLGCVGDPTEPCMGLANFMKRLKKACPWINYGYFNPFLRDGEPVLWT; the protein is encoded by the coding sequence ATGAGCAGCAAAAAGATACAACCCGTCCTGGTGTTTGCGGATGCGGACGGCAGCGTGTACGACCACCCGGAACTGCTCATGCTCGTGCGCAGGGGACGAGAGCTGGCCCTGCCGCGCCCGGACGAGCTCATCCCCCTGCCCGAGGGCAGCGACCTCTACCTCCTCCCCGGGCGAAGCGCCCTGGGCCTGGACCCAGCCACGGGCAAAGCCGAAGCCCTGGAAGAACGGGCCGTGGCAGCCTTCGTCTGCCCGTCCTACACCCTCTCGGCCACGGCCGCCTATCTCAAGTCCGAGGGCGCGCCGAACCTGCCCCTTTTCGCCTACGGCGCGGTGGGTTTTGCCCGCGACCGCTTCTGGGTCGCGGCCACCCAGGTCGACAAGGACCGGAGGCAGGTCTTCACGGGCGTGGCCCCCGAGAGAATTTCCAAGGGCGCCGAGGACCTGCTCCGGCGCTATCCGAAAAACCGCCTCATCCAGCACCTGGCCCGCTGCGCCCTGACCTTCTGCTGCCCTGCAGCCAAGAACCTGGCCCTGGGGCGCTACGAGGGGCCCCTGCCCACGGCCAGAGCCTGCAACGCGCGCTGTTACGGCTGCATCTCGCACCAGCCGGCGGGCTCCGATTTCCCCTCGCCCCAGAACCGCATCGACTTCACGCCCACCCCCGAGGAGATCGCGGAAGTCATGCTCCTGCACGCACGGCGGGCCAAGAACCCGGTCCTGTCCTTCGGTCAGGGCTGCGAGGGCGAGCCCCTGACCGAGGCGGCCCTCATCGCCGAGGCCATCGGCCGCTTCCGCGCCCAGAACGGACAGGGCACGGTCAACGTGAACACCAACGCGAGCCTGCCCGAAGCCATCCCCGGTCTGGCCAAGGCCGGCCTCGACTCCATCCGCGTCAGCCTCAACAGCGCGCGGGAGGCTGTCTACAACAGCTACTACCGGCCCCACGGCTACGCCTTCGGCGACGTGAAGCGCACCATCACCACGGCTAAGGAGCACGGACTGTTCGTGTCCCTGAACTATCTGTTCTTCCCCGGCGTGAACGATACCGAGAGCGAACTGGAGGCCCTGACCGGCCTCGTCTCGTCCACGAGACCGGACTATGTCCAGATGCGCAACCTGAGCCTCGACCCGGACCTCTACCTGGGCTGCGTGGGCGACCCGACGGAACCGTGCATGGGCCTGGCCAATTTCATGAAGCGACTCAAGAAAGCCTGCCCCTGGATCAACTACGGGTACTTCAACCCCTTCCTGCGTGACGGCGAACCCGTGCTCTGGACGTAA
- the rpsI gene encoding 30S ribosomal protein S9, translated as MSQDFFYGTGKRKTSVSRTRLYKGTGTITVNGRELADYFPRATLQMIIRQPLKLTKTIEKFNIACRVTGGGLSGQAQAVRHGISRALLEFDPEMRGVLKRAGFLTRDSRVKERKKYGQRAARARFQYSKR; from the coding sequence ATGAGCCAAGATTTCTTCTACGGTACCGGCAAAAGAAAGACTTCCGTTTCCCGGACCAGATTGTACAAGGGCACCGGAACCATCACCGTCAACGGACGCGAGTTGGCCGACTACTTCCCCCGCGCCACGCTGCAGATGATCATCCGTCAGCCCCTCAAGCTGACCAAGACCATTGAAAAGTTCAACATCGCCTGCCGCGTCACCGGCGGCGGACTTTCCGGACAGGCCCAGGCCGTGCGCCATGGCATCAGCCGCGCCCTGCTGGAGTTCGATCCGGAAATGCGCGGCGTCCTGAAGCGCGCCGGCTTCCTGACCCGCGACTCCCGCGTCAAGGAAAGAAAGAAGTACGGTCAGCGCGCAGCCCGCGCCAGGTTCCAGTACTCCAAGCGTTAA
- the rplM gene encoding 50S ribosomal protein L13, whose product MKTYSPKASELTHKWYLVDAKDKVLGRLATEIATRLRGKHKAEFAPHMDNGDFIIVINADKIKVTGQKPTQKVYYRHTGYVGGLKETTLEEMMGKSPETVIHKAVRGMLPKSALGYQLIKKLKVYSGTEHPHQAQQPEVLDI is encoded by the coding sequence ATGAAGACCTACAGCCCCAAAGCAAGCGAACTGACCCACAAATGGTACCTTGTCGACGCCAAGGACAAGGTCCTGGGCCGTCTTGCGACGGAAATAGCCACCCGCCTCCGCGGAAAGCACAAGGCCGAGTTCGCCCCGCACATGGATAACGGCGATTTCATCATCGTCATCAACGCGGACAAGATCAAAGTGACCGGGCAGAAGCCCACCCAGAAGGTGTACTACCGTCACACCGGCTACGTGGGCGGTCTCAAGGAGACCACCCTGGAAGAAATGATGGGCAAGAGCCCCGAAACGGTCATCCACAAGGCGGTCCGCGGCATGCTCCCCAAGAGCGCCCTGGGCTACCAGCTGATCAAGAAACTGAAAGTGTACTCCGGCACGGAACACCCCCACCAGGCCCAGCAGCCTGAAGTGCTGGACATCTAA
- the purM gene encoding phosphoribosylformylglycinamidine cyclo-ligase yields the protein MSQRDKAYKDAGVDIQAGNTFVSRIKSLVASTYTKGVVNDIGGFGGLFKPSMSMFNDPVLVASTDGVGTKLKLAFLFDLHDTVGIDLVAMSVNDIIVQGARPLFFLDYFATGKLDIDKAEAVIKGIVEGCKEAQCALIGGETAEMPDFYAEGEYDLSGFCVGMVDNDKVVDGSSIGVGDLIIGLGSSGVHSNGYSLVRKLYAQSGLAPDDIFPGTDRTVAEVLLTPTRIYVEAVRNVMRDWEIHGMVHVTGGGFYDNIVRVLPKGVTAQIRFGSWKIPPVFDWLRSEGGLSWEEMLQIFNTGIGYIMVVKKDVVVDVVHRLGALKQDAWVIGEIVERAEGEEQVRIDFPSPASDNCE from the coding sequence ATGTCCCAGCGAGACAAGGCCTATAAGGATGCAGGGGTTGATATCCAGGCGGGGAACACCTTCGTGTCCCGCATCAAGTCCCTTGTCGCATCGACCTACACCAAGGGCGTTGTCAACGATATCGGCGGGTTCGGAGGCCTTTTCAAGCCGTCCATGTCCATGTTCAACGACCCCGTGCTGGTGGCGTCCACCGACGGCGTCGGCACGAAGCTCAAGCTCGCCTTTCTTTTCGACCTGCACGACACCGTGGGTATCGACCTGGTGGCCATGAGCGTCAACGACATCATCGTCCAGGGCGCCAGGCCCCTCTTTTTCCTCGACTATTTCGCCACGGGCAAGCTCGACATCGACAAGGCCGAGGCCGTCATCAAGGGCATCGTCGAGGGCTGCAAGGAGGCCCAGTGCGCCCTCATCGGCGGCGAGACGGCCGAGATGCCGGATTTCTACGCCGAGGGCGAGTACGATCTCTCGGGCTTCTGCGTGGGCATGGTCGACAACGACAAGGTAGTGGACGGATCGAGCATCGGCGTGGGCGACCTCATCATCGGCCTCGGTTCGTCGGGCGTCCATTCCAACGGCTATTCCCTGGTCCGCAAGCTCTACGCCCAGTCCGGCCTCGCACCCGACGATATCTTTCCCGGCACGGACAGGACCGTGGCCGAGGTGCTGCTGACTCCCACGCGCATCTACGTGGAGGCCGTCCGCAACGTCATGCGAGACTGGGAAATCCACGGCATGGTCCATGTCACCGGCGGCGGGTTCTACGACAACATCGTGCGCGTCCTGCCCAAGGGCGTCACTGCGCAGATCCGCTTCGGCTCCTGGAAGATCCCTCCGGTCTTCGACTGGCTGCGCTCCGAGGGAGGTCTCTCCTGGGAGGAGATGCTGCAGATCTTCAACACCGGTATCGGCTACATCATGGTCGTGAAGAAGGACGTGGTCGTGGATGTGGTGCACCGTTTGGGCGCCCTGAAGCAGGACGCCTGGGTCATCGGCGAGATCGTCGAACGCGCCGAGGGCGAGGAGCAGGTCCGCATCGACTTTCCGTCTCCCGCCTCCGACAACTGCGAATAA
- a CDS encoding HD domain-containing protein — protein MASIRKGLLQLVFSGSFMKRWNDKMRPMELVEVDKQAHKMIAAWLLFELNSQGMSPEEKSALGEDIVRGGIFDYLYRLVITDIKPPIFYQIKANPAHYEKLTAWVLNELQPRVQPLGKDFWDAMRTHFERQVRRDESLASRILDAAHLFASRWEFHLIRDLNQWDEEMDEIEENFRQGLEAHLDLAGVRQLLEGPGTRLGKFAFMCGRLRFQKRWSQTPRIPETSVLGHMFIVACLAYFFSIAVGACPVRRHNNFFAGLFHDIPELLTRDIISPVKSSVQGIGDLIREYEGKEIEQRLFSILDRSVYTDLVERLSYFLGIEVGSEFEATILQDGAARVVGWEQLQGQYNEDRFCPKDGRMLKICDHLAAFLEAYTALSNGITNAHLQQASWRIRNLYQNQSLTDELHIGALLADFD, from the coding sequence GTGGCCAGCATACGCAAGGGCCTGCTTCAGCTCGTTTTTTCCGGAAGCTTCATGAAGCGCTGGAACGACAAGATGCGTCCCATGGAGCTTGTGGAGGTGGACAAGCAGGCCCACAAGATGATCGCGGCCTGGCTCCTGTTCGAGCTCAACTCCCAGGGCATGTCGCCCGAGGAGAAGTCGGCCCTGGGCGAGGACATCGTCCGCGGCGGCATCTTCGACTACCTCTACCGGCTGGTCATCACCGACATCAAGCCGCCCATCTTCTACCAGATCAAGGCCAACCCCGCCCATTACGAAAAGCTCACGGCCTGGGTCCTGAACGAACTCCAGCCCAGGGTCCAGCCCCTGGGCAAGGATTTCTGGGACGCCATGCGCACTCATTTCGAGCGCCAGGTGCGGCGCGACGAGAGCCTGGCCTCGCGCATCCTCGACGCGGCCCATCTCTTCGCCAGCCGCTGGGAGTTCCACCTCATCCGCGACCTGAACCAGTGGGACGAGGAGATGGACGAGATCGAGGAGAACTTCCGCCAGGGCCTTGAAGCCCACCTCGATCTGGCCGGTGTGCGCCAGCTCCTGGAAGGCCCCGGGACCAGGCTCGGCAAGTTCGCCTTCATGTGCGGCCGCCTGCGCTTCCAGAAGCGCTGGTCCCAGACGCCGCGCATCCCCGAGACGTCGGTCCTGGGGCACATGTTCATCGTGGCCTGCCTGGCCTATTTTTTCAGCATCGCCGTGGGCGCCTGTCCCGTGCGGCGGCACAACAATTTCTTCGCTGGCCTTTTTCACGACATCCCCGAACTCCTGACCCGCGACATCATCTCGCCGGTCAAGAGTTCCGTGCAGGGCATCGGCGACCTGATCCGCGAATACGAAGGCAAGGAAATCGAGCAGCGCCTCTTTTCCATCCTGGACCGCTCGGTGTATACCGACCTCGTGGAGCGGCTCTCGTATTTCCTGGGCATCGAGGTAGGCTCCGAGTTCGAGGCCACCATCCTGCAGGACGGCGCGGCGCGCGTCGTCGGCTGGGAGCAGCTCCAGGGACAATACAACGAGGACCGCTTCTGCCCCAAGGACGGGCGCATGCTCAAGATCTGCGACCACCTCGCGGCTTTTCTCGAAGCCTACACCGCGCTGTCCAACGGCATAACCAACGCGCATCTGCAGCAGGCTTCATGGCGGATCAGGAACCTCTACCAGAACCAGTCCCTGACCGACGAGCTGCACATCGGGGCGCTGCTGGCCGATTTCGACTGA